A single genomic interval of Pseudopipra pipra isolate bDixPip1 chromosome 29, bDixPip1.hap1, whole genome shotgun sequence harbors:
- the LOC135403959 gene encoding protein S100-A9-like → MKTDLELALECAVNVYHQYAVLNRPIDDYLSKTEFSKLLKETAKPFLNDTKPPNTSTDDYINQLFTKADGNHDGRLKFTEFMTTLSLVAINAHDRSHKGPGGDHDHGHDHGHDHGHDHGRRPRN, encoded by the exons atgaAAACCGACCTGGAGCTGGCCCTGGAGTGTGCTGTGAACGTCTACCACCAGTATGCTGTGCTGAACCGGCCCATCGACGACTACCTGAGCAAGACCGAGTTCTCCAAGCTGCTGAAGGAGACGGCCAAGCCCTTCCTGAACGACACCAAGCCA cccaacACGAGCACCGACGACTACATCAACCAGCTCTTCACCAAAGCCGACGGGAACCACGACGGGCGCCTCAAGTTCACCGAGTTCATGACCACGCTCAGCCTGGTGGCCATCAATGCCCATGACAGGTCCCACAAGGGCCCTGGTGGGGACCATGACCACGGGCACGACCACGGGCACGACCACGGGCACGACCACGGCCGCCGTCCCCGGAACTGA
- the LOC135403962 gene encoding protein S100-A8-like: MSASTHSHAESRQFPGNCTLERALKTIVDVYHRYSVRQGELDLLSLNDFKTLITEQAPTFLQACGRNQRGYLDKIFKETDLNKDKELSFEEFSIVLAKVADDAHRISHGSDRCGPDQD; the protein is encoded by the exons ATGtctgccagcacccacagccACGCCGAGAGCCGGCAGTTCCCCGGGAATTGCACCCTGGAGAGGGCCCTGAAGACCATCGTGGACGTTTATCACCGTTACAGCGTCCGGCAGGGAGAGCTCGACCTCCTCAGCTTAAACGACTTCAAAACGCTGATCACCGAGCAGGCCCCCACCTTCCTGCAGGCCTGT GGCAGGAACCAACGTGGTTACTTGGACAAGATCTTCAAGGAGACTGACCTCAACAAGGACAAGGAGCTGTCCTTCGAGGAGTTCAGCATCGTCCTGGCCAAGGTGGCTGACGACGCCCATCGCATCAGCCACGGCTCCGACCGCTGCGGGCCCGACCAGGACTGA
- the LOC135403958 gene encoding protein MRP-126-like, with product MSKSSQSQEQPSELEKAMDVIIDVFHHYSRREGDRDTLTKKELKLLIEKYLANYLKHVKNKATIDKIFKDLDINKDSQISFYEMMLLIVRVTCATHEHLHEVEDQQHQHQHHQDQQHQHQHHQDQQHQHQDQQHQHQQHH from the exons ATGAGCAAG AGCtcccagagccaggagcagcccTCCGAGCTGGAGAAGGCCATGGATGTCATCATTGATGTCTTCCACCACTACTCCAGGCgggagggggacagggacaccctgaCCAAGAAGGAGCTGAAGCTCCTCATTGAGAAGTATCTTGCCAACTACCTGAAG cacGTGAAGAACAAGGCCACCATCGACAAGATCTTCAAGGACCTGGACATCAACAAGGACTCCCAGATCAGCTTCTACGAGATGATGCTGCTCATCGTCCGCGTCACCTGCGCCACCCACGAGCACCTGCACGAGGTGGAggaccagcagcaccagcaccagcaccaccaggaccagcagcaccagcaccagcaccaccaggaccagcagcaccagcaccaggaccagcagcaccagcaccagcagcaccactga